In Papaver somniferum cultivar HN1 unplaced genomic scaffold, ASM357369v1 unplaced-scaffold_135, whole genome shotgun sequence, one DNA window encodes the following:
- the LOC113334169 gene encoding sister chromatid cohesion protein SCC2-like isoform X4: protein MTIRGKKILHLVPLDILVRLLSVLDLQIRAAEGVSLDENEDGDSDAMSLVICALESIHAALAVMTHPDMPKQLYKEEVIERVLDFSRHQIMESMCACDPSYRALHKPNENGPYDGEEDEEDDVEFGSPNKKRRGSKSVKARRPTGNKVAAAVNAVLQKLCTILGFLRDLLSIERLPDSCILQLIKTSFSTFLVDNCQLLQLKAIGLICGVFSSYPQHRSYLIDETVQLLWKLPFSKRALRTYLLPDEEQRQIQMITALLIQLVQSSANLPVILRQALTVDSISDASVDVSYPTKCNEASTEACCLFWTRVLQRLTTVKTQDASEVKVIIENIVMDLLSTLNLPEYPASAPILEVINLISKVTTQVASVSVLIQNCLQVLCVLLLQNAGLKSKDVAARCLAIDLLGTIAARLKRDAVFCSRESFWILHKLGGEDNADQSYPRDVCSICLDGRSRKTVFLCQDCQRMFHTDCMGVTERDAPSRGWCCHFCLGKKQLTGLQSHLKSIHNDDVKRNLFNTEGAPEASELISQTEIVQQLLLNYMQGAGSTDDAHLYARWFYLCLWYKDDPKSQEKLAYYLARLQWTSTVVSSCLTRESAKKISLAFGQKNSFSRGFDKILCMLLASLRENSPVIRAKALRAVSLIVEADPEVLCEKRVQSAVEGRFCDSAISVREAALELVGRHIASHPDVGLKYFEKVAERVKDTGVSVRKRAIKIIRDMCTSNANFSEFTSACLQIISRVSDEESSIQDLVCKTFYDFWFEEPSRAQTQFAGDGSSVPLEVAKKTEQIVEMLRKMSNHQQLVTILKRNLALDFFPQSAKAAGISPMSLAMVRKRCELMCKCLLERILQVEETDNGEVEVHALPYVLVLHSFCMVDPTLCSPASDPSQFVVTLQPYLKTQGDNRAVAQLLESIIFVIDAVLPLLRKPPQSVAEELEQDLKHMIVRHSFLTVVHACIKCLCSLSKITQKGGSLIEYLIQVFLKRLDTLGDDAKQQVGRSLFCLGLLIRYGSKLMVTSDNKNILFDKSLSLLMSYLCSEDFVIKVRALQALGFVLIAKPEYMLQRDIGKILEATLAPGSDDRLKMQALQNVYEYLLDSESEMGTDKTTSSTTTQYADAAQNVPVAAGAGDTNICGGIVQLYWDSILKVCLDMNEQVRQSAVKIVEVVLRQGLVHPITCVPHLIALETDPQEVNSKLAHHLLGNMNEKYPSFFESRLGDGLQMSFFFIQSMTLRSVEYPKEKGSGIIKGKADGNSFNLARLGVSRIYRLIRGNRISRNKFMYSVVHKFESASCRISLKEAFIPFLKYSTEILASLPFATPDEPLYLIYSINRVIQVKAGALEANLKALISRLMETGIQTTPQENGRIQQDATPSPVSSNITTEDSKRHSSTSSDSGGLIEIDMQNIQVDCLTATALQLLLKLKRHLKITFNLDDARCQAYSPSEPLKPGEVLSKQTIPLNIGEIRENIPTTSEQFVERYQEFKVALKEDTMDYSMYTCNIKRKRPPARSSTTPARSSRGGRSGRETGYYDEEEDEDYDDGYSNSKLNNSGRKSNSGRGRARRRL from the exons ATGACCATCCGTGGAAAGAAAATCCTGCACTTGGTTCCTTTGGATATCCTTGTCAGACTTTTAAGCGTTCTTGATCTTCAAATTCGTGCAGCGGAAGGTGTATCCCTTGATGAAAATGAAGAT GGTGATTCAGATGCTATGTCGCTGGTAATTTGTGCCTTAGAGTCAATTCATGCAGCTTTAGCTGTGATGACTCATCCTGACATGCCAAAGCAGCTATACAAGGAAGAG GTCATTGAAAGAGTTCTAGATTTCTCAAGGCATCAGATTATGGAGAGTATGTGTGCTTGTGATCCATCATACCGTGCTCTACATAAACCAAACGAAAACGGCCCTTATGATG gtgaagaagatgaagaagatgatgttgaatTTGGTTCGCCCAACAAGAAGCGACGTGGTAGTAAAAGTGTTAAAGCAAGGAGGCCAACTGGAAACAA GGTGGCTGCTGCTGTAAACGCTGTGCTTCAGAAACTTTGTACAATCCTTGGTTTTCTTAGAGATCTACTGTCAATCGAGCGCCTTCCTGATAGCTGCATCCTACAATTAATAAAGACTAGTTTTTCAACTTTCTTGGTTGATAATTGCCAACTCTTGCAATTAAAGGCTATCGGTCTAATCTGCGGG GTATTTTCTTCATACCCACAACATAGGAGCTATCTGATAGATGAAACAGTTCAGCTGCTTTGGAAACTACCATTTTCAAAGCGTGCCTTGAGAACATACCTTCTACCCGATGAAGAACAAAGGCAGATTCAGATGATAACTGCGCTGCTTATCCAGTTGGTTCAAAGTAGTGCAAACCTGCCTGTGATATTAAGACAGGCATTAACTGTTGACTCTATCTCAGATGCTTCAGTTGATGTTTCTTATCCCACCAAATGCAATGAAGCTTCCACTGAGGCATGCTGTCTTTTCTGGACTCGTGTTCTTCAGCGACTTACAACTGTAAAGACTCAAGATGCATCTGAAGTTAAAGTTATCATTGAAAATATTGTTATGGATTTGCTGTCGACTTTGAACTTACCTGAATATCCAGCATCTGCTCCTATTCTTGAGGTGATAAATCTTATTTCCAAGGTTACCACACAAGTAGCCTCTGTTAGTGTGCTAATTCAAAATTGTTTGCAGGTTCTCTGTGTCCTGCTTCTTCAGAATGCTGGATTGAAATCTAAAGATGTAGCTGCACGCTGTCTGGCCATTGACCTCCTTGGAACGATTGCTGCTAGGTTGAAACGTGATGCCGTGTTTTGCAGCAGGGAGAGTTTCTGGATTTTACACAAGTTGGGTGGCGAAGATAATGCTGATCAAAGTTACCCAAGAGATGTATGTTCTATTTGTCTTGATGGAAGAAGTAGAAAAACAGTGTTCTTATGTCAGGACTGTCAAAGAATGTTTCATACAGATTGTATGGGAGTTACTGAACGCGATGCTCCTTCTCGGGGTTGGTGTTGTCATTTTTGCCTCGGGAAGAAGCAGCTGACAGGTCTACAATCTCACCTCAAATCCATTCACAATGATGATGTCAAAAGGAACTTGTTCAATACAGAAGGTGCTCCTGAAGCTTCAGAGTTGATTTCACAAACGGAAATTGTTCAGCAACTGCTTTTAAATTACATGCAAGGAGCTGGTTCGACTGATGATGCACACCTTTATGCCCGCTG GTTCTATCTTTGTCTCTGGTACAAGGATGATCCAAAATCTCAAGAGAAGCTGGCTTACTACCTCGCGAGACTCCAGTGGACATCAACTGTTGTTTCTTCATGTTTAACAAGAGAATCAGCCAAAAAGATATCCCTAGCATTTGGGCAGAAAAATTCTTTTTCTAGAGGATTTGATAAGATTCTCTGCATGCTTCTT GCGAGTCTAAGGGAGAACTCTCCTGTAATCAGGGCCAAAGCATTACGTGCA GTCAGTTTGATTGTTGAAGCCGATCCGGAGGTCTTATGTGAAAAACGTGTTCAATCTGCTGTTGAAGGAAGATTTTGTGACTCTGCCATCTCTGTGCGGGAAGCTGCTTTGGAACTTGTTGGGAGGCATATTGCTTCTCATCCTGATGTTGGTTTAAAG TATTTTGAAAAAGTTGCTGAGAGAGTAAAGGATACTGGAGTGAGTGTTCGAAAACGGGCTATCAAAATTATTCGCGACATGTGCACTTCTAATGCTAACTTCTCGGAGTTTACTAGTGCGTGCCTTCAGATAATTTCTCGtgttagtgatgaagaatctagTATACAG GATTTAGTTTGCAAAACATTTTACGACTTCTGGTTTGAGGAACCTAGTCGCGCACAGACACAGTTTGCTGGAGATGGTAGTTCTGTGCCTTTGGAGGTAGCAAAGAAGACTGAACAGATTGTTGAGATGTTAAGAAAGATGTCTAACCATCAACAACTTGTCACTATCTTAAAGCGCAACTTAGCACTTGATTTTTTCCCTCAATCGGCTAAAGCTGCTGGTATCAGTCCAATGTCGCTGGCAATGGTGCGCAAAAGATGTGAGCTAATGTGCAAGTGCTTACTAGAAAGAATTTTGCAG GTAGAAGAAACAGATAACGGGGAGGTGGAGGTGCATGCTCTTCCTTATGTCCTTGTTTTGCACTCTTTCTGTATGGTGGATCCAACACTCTGCTCTCCAGCATCCGATCCATCTCAGTTTGTTGTTACTCTCCAGCCATACCTGAAGACCCAG GGTGATAATCGAGCAGTAGCTCAGTTGCTTGAAAGCATAATCTTTGTTATTGATGCTGTTCTGCCTCTGCTCCGTAAGCCACCTCAAAGTGTTGCCGAAGAACTTGAACAGGACCTTAAACACATGATCGTTCGGCATTCTTTCCTGACAGTTGTCCATGCCTGCATTAA GTGTTTATGCTCACTAAGCAAAATAACGCAAAAGGGTGGTTCCTTAATTGAATACCTGATACAAGTGTTTCTTAAGCGTTTGGACACCCTTGGAGATGATGCCAAGCAG CAAGTTGGGCGATCTCTCTTTTGTCTTGGGTTGCTCATCCGATATGGTAGCAAGTTAATGGTCACATCTGACAACAAAAACATACTATTTGACAAGAGCCTCAGTTTACTCATGAGCTACCTCTGTTCTGAAGATTTCGTCATAAAAGTCCGAGCACTACAG GCATTAGGTTTTGTCTTGATCGCCAAACCTGAATATATGTTACAACGAGATATTGGGAAGATCTTGGAGGCCACACTAGCACCCGGTTCTGACGACCGGCTTAAG ATGCAAGCATTGCAAAATGTATACGAGTATCTTCTGGACTCTGAAAGTGAAATGGGAACAGATAAGACAACTAGTAGTACCACAACCCAGTATGCAGACGCCGCACAAAATGTTCCTGTTGCTGCAGGTGCTGGTGATACGAACATCTGTGGAGGAATAGTGCAATTATATTGGGACAGTATTCTGAAAGTATGCTTGGACATGAATGAACAAGTTCGACAATCTGCTGTCAAG ATTGTAGAAGTGGTGTTGCGTCAAGGTCTTGTTCACCCAATTACATGTGTTCCACATCTAATAGCACTAGAAACAGATCCGCAAGAAGTCAACTCAAAATTGGCGCATCATTTGCTAGGAAACATGAACGAAAA GTATCCGTCTTTCTTTGAGAGCCGTTTGGGCGATGGACTCCAGATGTCATTTTTCTTTATCCAGTCGATGACTCTACGTTCTGTTGAATATCCAAAGGAGAAAGGGTCAGGGATCATTAAAGGGAAAGCTGATGGCAACTCTTTTAATTTGGCGAGACTTGGAGTTTCTAGAATCTACAGGCTCATTCGAGGAAATCGTATTTCTAGGAACAAGTTTATGTACTCGGTCGTACACAAATTTGAATCTGCAAGCTGCAGAATATCATTGAAAGAAGCATTCATCCCATTCCTAAA GTATAGCACAGAGATCCTTGCCTCCCTCCCGTTCGCAACTCCTGATGAGCCCCTTTACTTGATATATTCAATTAATCGAGTAATACAAGTGAAAGCTGGTGCCCTGGAGGCAAATTTGAAAGCCTTGATTTCTCGGCTCATGGAAACTGGCATTCAAACAACTCCACAGGAGAACGGAAGAATTCAGCAGGATGCAACACCATCCCCTGTCTCTAGTAACATAACAACGGAGGATTCAAAAAGACATTCTTCGACCTCAAGTGACTCTGGTGGACTAATAGAAATTGATATGCAAAATATTCAG GTTGATTGTCTAACTGCAACAGCTTTGCAGCTCCTTTTAAAGCTTAAAAGGCACCTAAAAATCACCTTTAATTTAGATGACGCTCGATGTCAG GCATATTCTCCAAGTGAACCTTTGAAACCAGGAGAAGTTCTCTCTAAGCAAACCATTCCTCTCAACATCGGCGAGATACGCGAAAACATACCCACCACTTCCGAACAATTTGTGGAAAGATACCAG GAATTTAAGGTAGCTCTGAAGGAAGACACCATGGATTATTCAATGTACACTTGTAATATCAAACGAAAACGTCCACCTGCCAGAAGTTCTACTACACCTGCCAGAAGTTCTAGAGGCGGGAGATCTGGTCGTGAAACAGGATATTATgacgaggaagaagatgaagattatgatgatggatACAGCAATAGCAAATTAAATAACAGCGGCCGGAAAAGCAATAGTGGTAGAGGAAGAGCGAGACGGCGGTTGTAA
- the LOC113334169 gene encoding sister chromatid cohesion protein SCC2-like isoform X3, translated as MMTSSNSNSSSSTSNNPPFFGYEKACRLTNTLHSEVAPCLPLPSLPVFCGALDQELRLYDETTTAASVNRSANRNDVLAQATKIADLLRHTDVSYLNLREGVSSLSRTSAEPSSLYHQVLKYDSEAFEYSIPGLIKERNHSSTRPEKKPVEQNEPSTSQRKHEGALNHQSGGNRADGAQASVSTRRQKVKKKGNDDVTLTQPDPSEVQDGIIRGYTERLEELCSRAETLNEDQDEADAQLLSSTDLKLLVNDTMTIRGKKILHLVPLDILVRLLSVLDLQIRAAEGVSLDENEDGDSDAMSLVICALESIHAALAVMTHPDMPKQLYKEEVIERVLDFSRHQIMESMCACDPSYRALHKPNENGPYDGEEDEEDDVEFGSPNKKRRGSKSVKARRPTGNKVAAAVNAVLQKLCTILGFLRDLLSIERLPDSCILQLIKTSFSTFLVDNCQLLQLKAIGLICGVFSSYPQHRSYLIDETVQLLWKLPFSKRALRTYLLPDEEQRQIQMITALLIQLVQSSANLPVILRQALTVDSISDASVDVSYPTKCNEASTEACCLFWTRVLQRLTTVKTQDASEVKVIIENIVMDLLSTLNLPEYPASAPILEVLCVLLLQNAGLKSKDVAARCLAIDLLGTIAARLKRDAVFCSRESFWILHKLGGEDNADQSYPRDVCSICLDGRSRKTVFLCQDCQRMFHTDCMGVTERDAPSRGWCCHFCLGKKQLTGLQSHLKSIHNDDVKRNLFNTEGAPEASELISQTEIVQQLLLNYMQGAGSTDDAHLYARWFYLCLWYKDDPKSQEKLAYYLARLQWTSTVVSSCLTRESAKKISLAFGQKNSFSRGFDKILCMLLASLRENSPVIRAKALRAVSLIVEADPEVLCEKRVQSAVEGRFCDSAISVREAALELVGRHIASHPDVGLKYFEKVAERVKDTGVSVRKRAIKIIRDMCTSNANFSEFTSACLQIISRVSDEESSIQDLVCKTFYDFWFEEPSRAQTQFAGDGSSVPLEVAKKTEQIVEMLRKMSNHQQLVTILKRNLALDFFPQSAKAAGISPMSLAMVRKRCELMCKCLLERILQVEETDNGEVEVHALPYVLVLHSFCMVDPTLCSPASDPSQFVVTLQPYLKTQGDNRAVAQLLESIIFVIDAVLPLLRKPPQSVAEELEQDLKHMIVRHSFLTVVHACIKCLCSLSKITQKGGSLIEYLIQVFLKRLDTLGDDAKQQVGRSLFCLGLLIRYGSKLMVTSDNKNILFDKSLSLLMSYLCSEDFVIKVRALQALGFVLIAKPEYMLQRDIGKILEATLAPGSDDRLKMQALQNVYEYLLDSESEMGTDKTTSSTTTQYADAAQNVPVAAGAGDTNICGGIVQLYWDSILKVCLDMNEQVRQSAVKIVEVVLRQGLVHPITCVPHLIALETDPQEVNSKLAHHLLGNMNEKYPSFFESRLGDGLQMSFFFIQSMTLRSVEYPKEKGSGIIKGKADGNSFNLARLGVSRIYRLIRGNRISRNKFMYSVVHKFESASCRISLKEAFIPFLKYSTEILASLPFATPDEPLYLIYSINRVIQVKAGALEANLKALISRLMETGIQTTPQENGRIQQDATPSPVSSNITTEDSKRHSSTSSDSGGLIEIDMQNIQVDCLTATALQLLLKLKRHLKITFNLDDARCQAYSPSEPLKPGEVLSKQTIPLNIGEIRENIPTTSEQFVERYQEFKVALKEDTMDYSMYTCNIKRKRPPARSSTTPARSSRGGRSGRETGYYDEEEDEDYDDGYSNSKLNNSGRKSNSGRGRARRRL; from the exons ATGATGACAAGTTCTAATTCTAATTCGTCTTCTTCTACTTCGAATAATCCTCCGTTTTTCGGGTACGAGAAAGCATGTCGATTAACGAATACGCTACATTCAGAAGTAGCTCCGTGTTTACCATTACCTTCACTTCCGGTTTTCTGTGGTGCTCTTGATCAAGAACTACGATTATATGATGAGACGACGACGGCAGCGAGTGTGAATAGGTCGGCGAATCGGAATGATGTTCTTGCTCAAGCTACTAAGATTGCAGATCTACTTAGACACACTGATGTTTCTTACTT GAATCTTAGAGAAGGTGTTTCTTCTCTTTCCCGTACTTCCGCGGAGCCTTCAAGCCTTTATCACCAAGTTCTCAAATATGATTCTGAAGCATTTGAGTACTCTATTCCAG GTCTTATCAAGGAGCGGAATCATAGTAGTACGAGACCTGAAAAAAAACCCGTTGAACAGAATGAACCTTCTACCAGTCAGAGAAAACATGAAGGAGCTCTTAATCATCAATCTGGTGGAAATCGTGCTGAT GGTGCACAGGCATCTGTATCTACTAGAAGACAGAAAGTTAAGAAGAAAGGAAATGATGATGTCACCTTAACCCAGCCGGATCCTAGTGAGGTTCAAG ATGGCATCATCAGAGGCTATACTGAGAGATTGGAGGAGCTATGCAGCAGAGCTGAAACTTTGAATGAAGATCAAGACGAAGCTGATGCACAGTTGTTATCTTCAACTGATTTAAAGTTACTTGTGAATGATACAATGACCATCCGTGGAAAGAAAATCCTGCACTTGGTTCCTTTGGATATCCTTGTCAGACTTTTAAGCGTTCTTGATCTTCAAATTCGTGCAGCGGAAGGTGTATCCCTTGATGAAAATGAAGAT GGTGATTCAGATGCTATGTCGCTGGTAATTTGTGCCTTAGAGTCAATTCATGCAGCTTTAGCTGTGATGACTCATCCTGACATGCCAAAGCAGCTATACAAGGAAGAG GTCATTGAAAGAGTTCTAGATTTCTCAAGGCATCAGATTATGGAGAGTATGTGTGCTTGTGATCCATCATACCGTGCTCTACATAAACCAAACGAAAACGGCCCTTATGATG gtgaagaagatgaagaagatgatgttgaatTTGGTTCGCCCAACAAGAAGCGACGTGGTAGTAAAAGTGTTAAAGCAAGGAGGCCAACTGGAAACAA GGTGGCTGCTGCTGTAAACGCTGTGCTTCAGAAACTTTGTACAATCCTTGGTTTTCTTAGAGATCTACTGTCAATCGAGCGCCTTCCTGATAGCTGCATCCTACAATTAATAAAGACTAGTTTTTCAACTTTCTTGGTTGATAATTGCCAACTCTTGCAATTAAAGGCTATCGGTCTAATCTGCGGG GTATTTTCTTCATACCCACAACATAGGAGCTATCTGATAGATGAAACAGTTCAGCTGCTTTGGAAACTACCATTTTCAAAGCGTGCCTTGAGAACATACCTTCTACCCGATGAAGAACAAAGGCAGATTCAGATGATAACTGCGCTGCTTATCCAGTTGGTTCAAAGTAGTGCAAACCTGCCTGTGATATTAAGACAGGCATTAACTGTTGACTCTATCTCAGATGCTTCAGTTGATGTTTCTTATCCCACCAAATGCAATGAAGCTTCCACTGAGGCATGCTGTCTTTTCTGGACTCGTGTTCTTCAGCGACTTACAACTGTAAAGACTCAAGATGCATCTGAAGTTAAAGTTATCATTGAAAATATTGTTATGGATTTGCTGTCGACTTTGAACTTACCTGAATATCCAGCATCTGCTCCTATTCTTGAG GTTCTCTGTGTCCTGCTTCTTCAGAATGCTGGATTGAAATCTAAAGATGTAGCTGCACGCTGTCTGGCCATTGACCTCCTTGGAACGATTGCTGCTAGGTTGAAACGTGATGCCGTGTTTTGCAGCAGGGAGAGTTTCTGGATTTTACACAAGTTGGGTGGCGAAGATAATGCTGATCAAAGTTACCCAAGAGATGTATGTTCTATTTGTCTTGATGGAAGAAGTAGAAAAACAGTGTTCTTATGTCAGGACTGTCAAAGAATGTTTCATACAGATTGTATGGGAGTTACTGAACGCGATGCTCCTTCTCGGGGTTGGTGTTGTCATTTTTGCCTCGGGAAGAAGCAGCTGACAGGTCTACAATCTCACCTCAAATCCATTCACAATGATGATGTCAAAAGGAACTTGTTCAATACAGAAGGTGCTCCTGAAGCTTCAGAGTTGATTTCACAAACGGAAATTGTTCAGCAACTGCTTTTAAATTACATGCAAGGAGCTGGTTCGACTGATGATGCACACCTTTATGCCCGCTG GTTCTATCTTTGTCTCTGGTACAAGGATGATCCAAAATCTCAAGAGAAGCTGGCTTACTACCTCGCGAGACTCCAGTGGACATCAACTGTTGTTTCTTCATGTTTAACAAGAGAATCAGCCAAAAAGATATCCCTAGCATTTGGGCAGAAAAATTCTTTTTCTAGAGGATTTGATAAGATTCTCTGCATGCTTCTT GCGAGTCTAAGGGAGAACTCTCCTGTAATCAGGGCCAAAGCATTACGTGCA GTCAGTTTGATTGTTGAAGCCGATCCGGAGGTCTTATGTGAAAAACGTGTTCAATCTGCTGTTGAAGGAAGATTTTGTGACTCTGCCATCTCTGTGCGGGAAGCTGCTTTGGAACTTGTTGGGAGGCATATTGCTTCTCATCCTGATGTTGGTTTAAAG TATTTTGAAAAAGTTGCTGAGAGAGTAAAGGATACTGGAGTGAGTGTTCGAAAACGGGCTATCAAAATTATTCGCGACATGTGCACTTCTAATGCTAACTTCTCGGAGTTTACTAGTGCGTGCCTTCAGATAATTTCTCGtgttagtgatgaagaatctagTATACAG GATTTAGTTTGCAAAACATTTTACGACTTCTGGTTTGAGGAACCTAGTCGCGCACAGACACAGTTTGCTGGAGATGGTAGTTCTGTGCCTTTGGAGGTAGCAAAGAAGACTGAACAGATTGTTGAGATGTTAAGAAAGATGTCTAACCATCAACAACTTGTCACTATCTTAAAGCGCAACTTAGCACTTGATTTTTTCCCTCAATCGGCTAAAGCTGCTGGTATCAGTCCAATGTCGCTGGCAATGGTGCGCAAAAGATGTGAGCTAATGTGCAAGTGCTTACTAGAAAGAATTTTGCAG GTAGAAGAAACAGATAACGGGGAGGTGGAGGTGCATGCTCTTCCTTATGTCCTTGTTTTGCACTCTTTCTGTATGGTGGATCCAACACTCTGCTCTCCAGCATCCGATCCATCTCAGTTTGTTGTTACTCTCCAGCCATACCTGAAGACCCAG GGTGATAATCGAGCAGTAGCTCAGTTGCTTGAAAGCATAATCTTTGTTATTGATGCTGTTCTGCCTCTGCTCCGTAAGCCACCTCAAAGTGTTGCCGAAGAACTTGAACAGGACCTTAAACACATGATCGTTCGGCATTCTTTCCTGACAGTTGTCCATGCCTGCATTAA GTGTTTATGCTCACTAAGCAAAATAACGCAAAAGGGTGGTTCCTTAATTGAATACCTGATACAAGTGTTTCTTAAGCGTTTGGACACCCTTGGAGATGATGCCAAGCAG CAAGTTGGGCGATCTCTCTTTTGTCTTGGGTTGCTCATCCGATATGGTAGCAAGTTAATGGTCACATCTGACAACAAAAACATACTATTTGACAAGAGCCTCAGTTTACTCATGAGCTACCTCTGTTCTGAAGATTTCGTCATAAAAGTCCGAGCACTACAG GCATTAGGTTTTGTCTTGATCGCCAAACCTGAATATATGTTACAACGAGATATTGGGAAGATCTTGGAGGCCACACTAGCACCCGGTTCTGACGACCGGCTTAAG ATGCAAGCATTGCAAAATGTATACGAGTATCTTCTGGACTCTGAAAGTGAAATGGGAACAGATAAGACAACTAGTAGTACCACAACCCAGTATGCAGACGCCGCACAAAATGTTCCTGTTGCTGCAGGTGCTGGTGATACGAACATCTGTGGAGGAATAGTGCAATTATATTGGGACAGTATTCTGAAAGTATGCTTGGACATGAATGAACAAGTTCGACAATCTGCTGTCAAG ATTGTAGAAGTGGTGTTGCGTCAAGGTCTTGTTCACCCAATTACATGTGTTCCACATCTAATAGCACTAGAAACAGATCCGCAAGAAGTCAACTCAAAATTGGCGCATCATTTGCTAGGAAACATGAACGAAAA GTATCCGTCTTTCTTTGAGAGCCGTTTGGGCGATGGACTCCAGATGTCATTTTTCTTTATCCAGTCGATGACTCTACGTTCTGTTGAATATCCAAAGGAGAAAGGGTCAGGGATCATTAAAGGGAAAGCTGATGGCAACTCTTTTAATTTGGCGAGACTTGGAGTTTCTAGAATCTACAGGCTCATTCGAGGAAATCGTATTTCTAGGAACAAGTTTATGTACTCGGTCGTACACAAATTTGAATCTGCAAGCTGCAGAATATCATTGAAAGAAGCATTCATCCCATTCCTAAA GTATAGCACAGAGATCCTTGCCTCCCTCCCGTTCGCAACTCCTGATGAGCCCCTTTACTTGATATATTCAATTAATCGAGTAATACAAGTGAAAGCTGGTGCCCTGGAGGCAAATTTGAAAGCCTTGATTTCTCGGCTCATGGAAACTGGCATTCAAACAACTCCACAGGAGAACGGAAGAATTCAGCAGGATGCAACACCATCCCCTGTCTCTAGTAACATAACAACGGAGGATTCAAAAAGACATTCTTCGACCTCAAGTGACTCTGGTGGACTAATAGAAATTGATATGCAAAATATTCAG GTTGATTGTCTAACTGCAACAGCTTTGCAGCTCCTTTTAAAGCTTAAAAGGCACCTAAAAATCACCTTTAATTTAGATGACGCTCGATGTCAG GCATATTCTCCAAGTGAACCTTTGAAACCAGGAGAAGTTCTCTCTAAGCAAACCATTCCTCTCAACATCGGCGAGATACGCGAAAACATACCCACCACTTCCGAACAATTTGTGGAAAGATACCAG GAATTTAAGGTAGCTCTGAAGGAAGACACCATGGATTATTCAATGTACACTTGTAATATCAAACGAAAACGTCCACCTGCCAGAAGTTCTACTACACCTGCCAGAAGTTCTAGAGGCGGGAGATCTGGTCGTGAAACAGGATATTATgacgaggaagaagatgaagattatgatgatggatACAGCAATAGCAAATTAAATAACAGCGGCCGGAAAAGCAATAGTGGTAGAGGAAGAGCGAGACGGCGGTTGTAA